GTTCAAAGAAGTTTGGTTCCTCGGCGAAACAACCGACAACGTCAAGTCTGACCAGAAAGGAGGCGAGCCGGCCCCCTTCTACATAAGTCTCCTCAAATCAACAAACGACACGGTTGCAACACCAAGTCTCACCCGCAGAGGAATCAGCCCCAACATCGGCAACACCACGTTCAAAGATCTCATTCCACCACCCGATGTAGAGAAGGATGGCACGTCAGCCCCAGCGGTCATGATGCCCAACCCCGTCCAGCAACCCATCCGCCTCTTCGACCGAGGTCTACCCACCGAACACTACGGTTTCTATACCTATTTCAAGCGCACAATCTTCCTCAAATCCGTCAACATCCAGAACAAAACGGACAGCAATATCCCCCTCGACGAAGACGGCGGGTGTCGCAAAACAGAGGCATCTCACCTCGTAACATGGGGCGAAACCAGGCTCCATGTGCAGATATGGACGCGAGCACTCTCAAGCAATACGTCTTCTCTGCTGAAACCGGATGGAAGTAAGGGGATTGGGGGAACAGGCGAGCTTGTTCGTCCTGGAACGATGCCCTACCCTGTGACTGTCACGCAAGATACTCATGGGGGCGACCCGGACAAGAAGCTGGTGTGGGATAGACCTATTGATGATCGGCTGCAGGTGGCGACTACTGAGGCACAGGCGTTTGTGAATGATATGGGAGTTGGAGGAACGTGGATTAACAAGAGGGCTACTGGGGAGGCAAAGTTTGGGGGATTTGATGGTGGCAGTGGAGGGTGTAAGTGTGAGTGGGTGAACTGGGTGTGACAGATCTGACGATGAGCATTATTTATGAAACAGGACCTTGTAGAGTCGTCTTGCCCCAGCCGTATCGAGTCAGTCTTTCCTTTGCAAATGCACATTGGGGAAACGCTATAAAAATTGGAGGATAGGTTGTATTGTACGATGATGTGGCATTTGGGTCCGTTGACTGCCTGCATTTACATAATATTTTATACATTCTCATTTAACTATCAGTTACACATCACTCAAAATGTTCGTCTCATATACTTACCACGCGCATGTTGTCGTCCAAACTCGTGTAAGTGAGGACCCACCGCGGCCCGTTctgcagccacagcaaaccaacctcacctccaaaccaccaacttcatcatcaccaaacatCGCCATCAAACAACCACACAcatgctcctcctccgcccacGATGCGCCCTCCTCCCCCGCACCCTCCATAGCTACACctcacaacaacaacgaaccctcctcaccctcgcCATCGAATCCTCGTGCGACGACACCgccgtcgccatcctcaCTCACTGCCCACCGTCCACACAGCTCCTCTTCAATGAGCGCATATCCTCCGACAACCGCGCCTTCAAGGGCGTCCACCCCGTAATAACCGTCCAAGGACACAACTCGTCCCTTGCGCCGCTAGTTCAAAAGGCCCTGCAGCACCTTCCCGACGcttcaacctcttcaccTACCATTCGCATCCCAACACGGCATGGATCGCTTCTCAAGCAACGACCCGACTTTGTCTCCGTAACAAGAGGACCTGGTATAATGGCCAATCTAGCAGTGGGATTAAACATGGCCAAGGGTCTAGCTGTAGCGTGGGATGTTCCCCTCGTAGGCGttcaccacatgcaggctCATGCTCTGACGCCGCGGCTCGTTCGAGCACTGAACCAACGTCCCGGCCCTGAGTTTCCATTCCTCTCGCTCCTCGTGTCAGGGGGCCATACCCAACTCGTCCACTCGACAGCATTGACGAAGCACCAAATAGTCGCTACGACGGGGGACATCGCCATCGGTAACCTCCTCGACCAGACGGCACGGGTGATTCTCCCGCCTGAAATCCTCGACGCCAGCCCAGACGTCATGTACGGACGGCTCCTCGAATCATTCGCCTTCCCCACCGAAGACTACTCCTTCTTCGAACCAGCTGCATCTCGCTCCGACGAGATTACCCCCCTCCCAACAGGCTACGAGTGGACCATCCCTCTCCCCTTCCGTAATACTCGCCGGCTCGCATattccttctccagcatccACACGCACGTCCATCGGATAGCGGCCGCCAATCCCACCATGTGTGTTGACCAGCGCCGCTCTCTAGCACGACACACCATGCGTGCTGCGTTTCAGCACCTCTGCTCACGCCTCATTCTCGCCTTGGAAGATAGACCGGAGCTACGACCCGCTGCGCAGACGATAGTTGTGGCCGGGGGCGTCGCATCAAATAAGTTCCTCATGCATGTTTTGAGGGAAACGCTGCGGGTGAGGGGTTATCCGGACGTGGAGATCGTTGTGCCGCCCGTCAAGTTTTGCACGGATAATGCGGCCATGATTGCGTGGACGGGCATGGAGATGTTTGAACGGGGGTGGTGTTCGGATTTGGGTATCTTGCCTGTGGGGAAGTGGCCAATGGGGatggagggtggtgatggagatgggatCTTGGGCGTTGGGGGGTGGTTGAGGCGGCAGAAGTAGTGGTTTGGTGTATTTTGTATGATATGTGTGTATTAGATGTAGATATGAGCTGGACTCTGGTGTATGACTATGTAGACAAGAAATGTAACATTAGATCAGGTGTTACGTGGCTGGGAATTTATCAAGATAGATGGTGGCATTCAAATGCAGTCAGGGACCATGGCGGAATTAATAAAAACGCAATAAATAGTCTTGTTTATCTTGTTGTTGTACAAGTTACATCGCCAGCAATGCCAGCTACAACTCCACTCCCGATTCCAAGATTTCTCTACCCACTTACTCACTTATCTAGTCCAACTCGCTCGTGACATTAGTAAACTCCcccttctccaacttggtcTTCCAGAAAACAGGGTTCGTATCCGTGAAGCCATGCTTCACCCAGCCCTCCTCCTTAACATGGTACAAGTTGATAAAGCCACCAGAGTAAGCATCACGATGCGTAGCCGCCAAGATACTTCGTCTACCCAGCTCCAGCGCATCCTCAACACTCAAATCATAGTCGTACTCGGCGTCCAGCACGCCATACGCAAAAGTCTGACCAGAACCAACGCAGAACAAGTTTCCGCTGAGTCGCGTGCCGTCGCTGTCGACGTAGTACAGCGCAGGTccctcctccttggtcaCGCCAGCACACATGGTGCCCATGCTGAGACCCATGCCCTTGTAGCTGTAGACCAGGTTGGCGAGAAtcttgctggcggcggcgacgcTGATGCGGCGCTTGTGTCGGAGCTCGTGGAGGCGGCACTGCATGCCGAGCCAGGCAAGCCAGTACTGGCAGTCGGCGGCACCGCCGGCCATGGTGCCCAGCAGAACGCTGTTGATCTCAATGACCTTCTTGACCGTCTGGGAGGCGATCCAGTTGCCGGCCGTGGCTCGGGAGTCGGtagcgacg
The genomic region above belongs to Pochonia chlamydosporia 170 chromosome 2, whole genome shotgun sequence and contains:
- a CDS encoding glycoprotease family protein (similar to Beauveria bassiana ARSEF 2860 XP_008594308.1), whose protein sequence is MLLLRPRCALLPRTLHSYTSQQQRTLLTLAIESSCDDTAVAILTHCPPSTQLLFNERISSDNRAFKGVHPVITVQGHNSSLAPLVQKALQHLPDASTSSPTIRIPTRHGSLLKQRPDFVSVTRGPGIMANLAVGLNMAKGLAVAWDVPLVGVHHMQAHALTPRLVRALNQRPGPEFPFLSLLVSGGHTQLVHSTALTKHQIVATTGDIAIGNLLDQTARVILPPEILDASPDVMYGRLLESFAFPTEDYSFFEPAASRSDEITPLPTGYEWTIPLPFRNTRRLAYSFSSIHTHVHRIAAANPTMCVDQRRSLARHTMRAAFQHLCSRLILALEDRPELRPAAQTIVVAGGVASNKFLMHVLRETLRVRGYPDVEIVVPPVKFCTDNAAMIAWTGMEMFERGWCSDLGILPVGKWPMGMEGGDGDGILGVGGWLRRQK
- a CDS encoding proteasome component PRE2 (similar to Verticillium alfalfae VaMs.102 XP_003005184.1); the encoded protein is MDTLVARYSRPAFEQNEPFENEAQEMMDATSSLTTKFAMPPISQPSSWLRAATDDRANPDCPIKIAHGTTTLAFRFQGGIIVATDSRATAGNWIASQTVKKVIEINSVLLGTMAGGAADCQYWLAWLGMQCRLHELRHKRRISVAAASKILANLVYSYKGMGLSMGTMCAGVTKEEGPALYYVDSDGTRLSGNLFCVGSGQTFAYGVLDAEYDYDLSVEDALELGRRSILAATHRDAYSGGFINLYHVKEEGWVKHGFTDTNPVFWKTKLEKGEFTNVTSELD